The sequence tacatttccaaaatataagataaaaaacaaatgaaataaaaccagcagacagcaacagtgttttgtgttgtgtaggctcctatttgttaagtgcagatggctttagatacctattaggttcataaattaccatacagtggtacctcaggttaagtacttaattcgttctggaggtccgttctgaacctgaatctgttcttaacctgaagcaccactttagctaatggggcctcctgctgctgccacaccgccggagcccgatttctgttcttatccagaagcaaagttcttaacctgaaacactatttatgggttagcggagtgtgtaacctgaagcgtatgtaacctgaagcgtatgtaacccgaggtaccactgtatagcatttattcaacacaaaaaacagtggcaatttgttgttgacaaaggacagctggacatataaagggcgcCATTTCCTTCAGTAGCTTTAGGGCCTCATcaacctaaatccggtcctgcATACCCCCCCAACCCCTtatgtaaaaagaaaacaaggacaCGTGAATGTAGACTATGAACGACAACAATCCTGCTGAGAGAAGTTTATAATCTTATGCCTTCATGCAGAAAAGCggacagaggaaagtttttctgCCCCTCTCTTAACACTTGTGAACTTGTGAACACCAAGGAAGCTGGAAGATGGATTCAAAGTTAACAGAAGAttctgttggaagatttgggacacataaaagaaaatacttatttATGTAGTGTACAGTttactatggaacttgctccacaggagccaccaatttggatgactttaaaagaggatgaggagggaggagagggctttTGGGGGCTTTGAACCAGGATGGCTAGGCTTTGCCTTCACATTTGAGACACTTGCTGCATCTCTTGTTCCCCTCGCAGGGAACTTGGATGCACTCCAGCGCTGCTCTGCTCAAACACCTTCTGTTTTGATTTCATGAGTGGATTTGCTGCTAACGCTTATCCTCTAATGCCAAGGTCTCAAGGAGGGGTTGGTGGTGATGGTAAGCTGAGATCAAGCCAcgctcctccctcctctcttcaCTTTCGCTCTTCATTCCCGGCTGGAAGCACTGAACTGTTCGTCCTGCTGCGTTGGTGCTTTTTCTCCGGAGTAGAAAAACAACCACCTGGACGTCTCCGCTGAGCATCTACTACGAAGAGGTAAGCAGAGCATCTTTCATTCGTTTCTGTTTCTTAGAAAGAGGGTTTGGGAAAAGAAAGAACCAGGAACTAAGTTTTGCAGGCTGGAATTCTAAGATAGTTAGCAGGCAGGAGCTCGTTCCAGGAACGATCCCTGGAGGTAACTTGGCAGGCCGTAGAGCAACAGTTTAGCACACCTCTCTATTTCATGAGGTCAATGTGAGCAAGTGAAATGTTGAGGGCTAGTAACttgcaggcttttttttttttttttgctgagctACAGTAGACACGAGACCAGGGTGGaccagtcagtaagacttgatttaaaatcagaggctcactatgtcaggttcctactggaagaccggacaaatgctagaacattagcagtggcaaagtttttatcggtggttgcaagaacaaatgatccctatattctaaacaaaatgcttgtttaacctagaggtaggctgtatgaattgtgtattgctttgtaatgatttgttgggtctctgaaccgtaataaagattgatgatgatgatgattgatgatgatgatttaaatcattttttttttaacagaaagactcattcttgctggtataatcttaacatttacaaccagatgaaggtttcatttttggaataataaattttcagagtagtttttacagttatatcaaaaattagtgatttggttatacagtggtacctcgggttacatacgcttcaggttatatacgcttcaggttacagactctgctaacccagaaatagtacctcgggttaagaaatttgcttcaggatgagaacagaaattgtgctccagcggcacggcagcagcaggaggccccattagctaaagtggtgcttcaggttaagaacagtttcatgttaagaacggacccccagaacgaattaagtacttaacctgaggtaccgctgtactattagaaatacaaagacaggtaattatgaaattattgtttatatttggacaacttttctgctgtactttattggaaggagaacaaaaatcatttccttaataagaatttaaaaaatttaactaaaacaataacattatagcatatgtatctatGTTTGTTAACAGATGTGGTTAAacgattaaaaagaaaaaacttagactgagttttagcacacatgaaaaacttaaaataaatccttatttcctgatgaatagcctttggactatgcagtggtacctcgggttacagacgcttcaggttacagactccgctaacccagaaatagtccctcgggctaagaactttgcttcaggaggggaacagaaattgtgcagttgcatcgtggcggcagcaggaggccccattagctaaagtggtacctcaggttaagaatagtttcaggtaaagaacggacctccagaacgaattaagttcttaacccgaggtaccactgtaatgtaatttaaatagaaaactatctttagaaagatttttcctccaaaagcattttattttaaaaatccgacttaaataaaaaaacccgatttaatttttttaaaatatcattgaattttaTCCACCCTGCACCAGACAGTGGCTGAATGCATCTGAATGCATAGagaacacacagacagacaggcaaACCGCTTTCCTAACTATATAGCAGATACATACATGGGATGTGCTTCAAGAGGCGCTGTTTTCCCCTCAGTGAATGTGGATGCTGGATGTGAGCccatgtatagaatcatagaactgcagagtccaaccctctacagtgcaagaatatgcagctgtcgcgTATGTGGATCGGACCTGTGaccttggtgtcatcagcacgacgctctaaccaactgagctgcaaGGTTTccctgaagcatcagttaaaagtcttatgaaataaataaaataaagaaattaagGGCAGTTATGAATGTCACACTGGTGTAAGAGCAACATATCGGGGATGGGGAATGTGTAGCTATATAGAGATCGTTTCCCcgtcagtcccagtcagcatggccaatatatgctttagtaaggtaaagggacccctgaccattaggtccagttgtggccgactctggggttgcggcgctcatctcgctttattggccgagggagccggcgtacagcttctaggtcatgtggccagcatgactaagccgcgtctggcgaaccagagcagcgaacgaaaacgccgtttaccttcccgccggagcagtacctatttatctacttgcactttgaggtgctttcgaactgctaggttggcaggagcagggaccgagcaacaagagctcaccccgtcgcggggattcgaaccgccgaccttctgatgggcaagccctaagctctgtggtttaacccacagcgccacctgcgtccctgttaaTATATGCTTTAATGTACATCTATTATCTCATCCCAATTCTGTAGGTTTCCAAGATGGGAGAAGGACAAGGATCAACGCAGCCTCCAGAAAATCTGAATCGTAAATATCAGTTCTTTcgcagaaccacagaattgtagaattggaagggtcatctagtccaaccccctacaatggcaggaatctcaactaaaccatccataacagatgaccatccaacctctacttaaaaacctccgaggaaggaggactttctgagggagtcggttccactgttgaacagatgTTGCCGTCAGAgtgttattcctgatgtttagtcagaatctcctttgttACGGTTATATGTGGCCACTGACCTGTATTTCAAATGTAGGGAACtttgggccctccagatattgttgggcggcaattcccatcagctccagcaagcaaagCCAGGGGCAAAGGATTATGGGACTTGTGGTTCAGTagcatctggaggcccaaagatCCCACAAACTTGCTGTATATCAAAGTTAGCCTGCTCTCCTCTGGTGTTCTGCAGGACTCTGTCCTATCACCAGTGTTAGGGGAATGGGGACAGTTTCCCCCTCACCTATCAGCCAGTTTCCATCACTTGTTACGTTGCCATTATCGTTCTTGAAATAAGCCTACAGTTTATGTTCGGATGAATGGATATCGGAGGGGGGTGCAATGGCCTTAGCTGCTGGGGTGGAGCTTCCTTAAAGAGGTAGCAACTATTGCAGGAAGATGTGAAAACCATGCCACTCCCGTCGCAAGTTCTGTCTACATGTGTCCAGgaaatggagtacagtggtacttcagaagttgaacggaatccgttctggaagtccgttcgacttccaaaacattcggaaacaaAGGcccggcttccaattggctgcaggaagctcctgcagccaatcagaagtcacagAAGTCGCCTCAGACgtccgggttccaaagaacattcacaaaccggaacactcacttgcggggttgcggtgttcaggagccaaaacgtttgactcgcaaggtgtttgggatccaaggtacaattgtATTCTTGTTAGATCAGATCAAAATCCTGTTTGCTCCAGCACTGTCTCActgtctccttctctcccttcttccctttTTCTGCCGGACTTGTAGGACTTTCTCGACTGAATATTTCATGTTTGTTCATACTTTGTCCATGGGTTGAACGCGATAAGAAATCAATGCCGATAGACTTGGCAGAGTTTAAGGAACTGGATGCCTACGCACAGAAGGTTTGCTTTCTCTTATTGTGATATATTCAGTGTGGAATAATAGTCCAGCAAATAATCTGCTAGGATGCTCAGGTTCTCAATGGGCATTTGGAATTTGAGAGTACTTTCAGGTAGACACTCCTGATAGGAGGCAACTTATTCTGTCCACATCAAATAACAAACATTGTAAGTCACAATACGGTGCTCCCATTTTCTGCATGGTTAACATAAAAAGTGCCTATACACGAAGGCTgcaaacacgccccccccccagaatccCGCAACTGTTGTTTATCCCTCATAGAGCTAAGATTCGCAGCACCCCTTAACTATTGTTCACAGGATTATTTGAGGGCGGGGCTTGTGCATTAATTGTACAGTATGGTGTGGAGTAcgcagttatacagtggtacctcaggttacataaggttcaggttacatacgcttcaggttacagactccactaacccagaaatagtacaacaagttaagaaatttacctcagaatgagaagggaaatcatgctctggcagtgcagcagcagcgggaggccccattagctaaaatggtgcttcaggttaagaacagtttcaggttaagaaccgacctccggaacgaattaagtacttaacccaagataccactgtacttagatatTTGGCAATAACATTACTTTGGCAGctgctttgcttttaaaattaaggtgataaccagtgctatttttctagaaaaagaggtgccagaatttaccacgaacaccttccttgttctcttaaaatgacaatggcacccacttgagaggtgctggaactgaattcctgtgagttctggctgaaaaaagactCAAAAGTCAGGTGAGAATCAACAACCGTGGTTGTGACTCAGTGCTGATTCCCCAATCCTACCAGGGCTGACTAAGTAGCCAGggtagtgccggatttacatataagctaaacaagctatagcttagggccccactctcttagggcccccaaaaacatttaaaaggaaaaaaacacaccccgggatatacatttccaaaatttaagataaaaaaacaaataaaataaatcctacatacagcagcagtgttttgtgttgtgtaggctcctaggatgcAAGTCATGGGCCCCGACtgttagcctgctccctaaaatatcactggtttgctcatttctatatatagggtacagtggtacctcaggttacatacgcttcaggtaacatacacttcaggttacagactccactaacccataaatagtacctcgggttaagaactttgcttcaggatgagaacataaatcgtgctctggcagcacagcagcagcaggaggccccattagctaaagtggtgcttcaggttaagaacggacctccggaataaattaagtacttaacccgaggtaccactgtacctacattctgcatggattggttgcatgacaacatgtgcaaatggctttagatacccattaggtccataaattaccctatattcaacacaaaaaacagcgaccatttgttgttgacaaaggacagctggacatataaagggccccattaccttcagtagcttagggcctcatcaaacctgaatCCAGCCCTGAGCCAGGTCTGCCTCAGCCCTTCACCCTCCTTGCCCCACAAATGCCCCCCCCATGTATGCCATTGCCCACCCACAGGTAGAATGGGGAGTTACGCACCCCTCCACCAGCAGAAGCTGacagggctggctggctgaatgCTTCCCCACAATCCAACACATGCACAACCCAGACATCACAAAGGGGATTTGGATCGCAGCTGAAATTTGTGGACACTGTATGCACACTGGAAAATTGAAAGGTTAATCATGCTTCTCCCTTCAGAACTATTTTTACCGACGGGTAAGTTTTTGGCAAATTTAataactgattgattgattgattgattgttcagCTCAAACACATACACTTAATCGTTTGTGCAATCCTGCGCATTTTGACCCAGAaggaagctccactgaattcaatagcacCGAGCGTCTTGTAAGTGCCTGTAGAATTGCACCCTAAATTTTCTTTAAACAAGTGGAAGCCTTAGATAGAAGGAAGGAACTGAGTACCGCTCCTCCATATTAACTGCTACCAAATCTATTTACCTTttgtgaaacaggtgaatgtcAAGGATAGCGTGGAAAACCTGGTGAGCGTCTTGCTCCAAAAAGCCCACAGTGACCTGGAGAAAGTCCGAGCCATTTGGGTGTGGATTTGCCATCATATTGGTAGGTGGAGGTTCCATCTTTGCATTCTGGCGTTCTTTTGCCTCTGACAACTGCCCACAAGTCCCCATCCCTTACCTTAGTGTAGATAAAATCAGTGCTCTACAACACAAGCAGCAAAGCTGTGTGTTGGTGGCTGCTTCTTTTATTTGGATAATCTGCAGTTAGGCTTGTATacaccatgcctttaaagcacattcaaagcacattctttcccctcaaaagaattatgggcactgtggtttgttaaggataGCTgggaactctgtgaggggtaaactatagcacccagaatgctttgagggaaagaatgtgcttcagatgtgctttaaaggtattgcGTGCGCATAGATGAAGACACAATGAAATAGCTTTTCAATAACTCCCCGCCTGGACCACGTTGCTTcagctgttttttaaaacctGGTGTCCCTGCCACACTCACACCAAGTGTGACCGTTGCAGCTCCTTTTTCATTGTGCGTTGCAAACTTTGGGGTGACATTTCACAAATGTCTTTATTTCTCCAGAATATGATGAGGAAGGCTGCCGTGACAGAGAGAAGCTGGCTTTAAAGCCAACCGATGTCCTTCGGTCAGGAAAGACTATTTGTTCTGGATATTCTCTACTCTTTGCAAAGATGTGCAGGTAACTCTTTTGGCCTCAGCCATCATGGCAAACAGCTGTTACTTGGCAGGGACGACGGGAGAcctgcagagccacaggttccccaccccagcaccAAACTACGAATGCTCCTGAAGCAAACTTTGATATATAacttgatagctcagttggttagagctttgtgctgataacgccaagattgcaggtttgatcGTTGtatggtagggctgccatatgtttgGAATTTCCCGGATATTGCCAGCATTCATCCATCGAAAATGGCGTCTGGGTGAATTTTTGGGAAGTCGGtttaaaatgtctggggaaaccctgtTGCATGGCAGCCCATAGTGTTGATTATTTGGAGATTTtcccaaaaaagctgaacaactttgccccccaaaaagctcaacaaccctaccacatgggacaactgcatattcccgGACTAGAAgaaggcatatacagtggtacctcaggttacatgtgcttcaggttacatacgcttcaggttacacactcagctaacccataaatagtgcttcaggttaagaactttgcttcaggatgagaacagaaattgtgctctggcggcgcggcggcagcaggaggccctattagctaaagtgatgcttcaggttaagaacagtttcaggttaagaacggacctccggaacgaattaagtacttaacccgaggtaccactgtagtggtctCGTGCGGAACTTCTGTTTTCTCCATAAAAATCCCACTCTCCTTATCTCTGTTGTGGAACAAAATGAAGGATGGCCATTCCAgtccaataaaacaaaacaaaataaaagcaatgaaAGGAGCCAGTCCCCTTGGCAACAAGGGTGTTCCTGAATACCTTTCTTTCCCCCTCAGTCTTGCAGGGATACGGTGTAGGTATTTGGTTGGCAGAACAAGGAACATGAAGAGGCACGCCTGGAATGCTGTTTATCTTGATGGAAAGTGGCATCTTCTGGACTGCACATGGGGAAGATGCGGGATCCTTGGCAGGTACGTTGCGGGGAAATAGAAAGCCAATCAT comes from Podarcis raffonei isolate rPodRaf1 chromosome 2, rPodRaf1.pri, whole genome shotgun sequence and encodes:
- the LOC128408584 gene encoding kyphoscoliosis peptidase-like, with amino-acid sequence MGEGQGSTQPPENLNRLSRLNISCLFILCPWVERDKKSMPIDLAEFKELDAYAQKVNVKDSVENLVSVLLQKAHSDLEKVRAIWVWICHHIEYDEEGCRDREKLALKPTDVLRSGKTICSGYSLLFAKMCSLAGIRCRYLVGRTRNMKRHAWNAVYLDGKWHLLDCTWGRCGILGRCNDYYFLTHPVLFVENHLPDDPKWLLLKQIMMCAAVAFISKRKAQN